The Pseudomonas sp. FP198 genomic interval TCGGGACTCCCTCGATGACTTGGCGCACAGCCTCAAGACTCCCCTGGCGGTGCTGCAAGGCGTCAGCGAGGACATGGCTCGGCGCCCCGAGGATCGTGGGCAGGCCTGGGTGCTGCAAACCCAGATCGAACGCATGAGCCAGCAGATCGGCTACCAGCTGCAGCGTGCCAGCCTGCGCAAAAGCGGCCTGGTGCGCCATCAGGTGCCCTTGCGCCCGGTGTTGCAAAGCCTCTGCGACACCCTCGACAAGGTCTATCGCGACAAGCGCGTGCAGGTCGAATTCGACCTGCCGGAGGATTGCCAGGTGCCGATCGAGCAGGGCGCCTTGCTGGAGATGCTCGGCAACCTGCTGGAAAACGCCTATCGGCTGTGCCTGGGGCACGTGCGGGTGAGCGTGCACCAGACGCTCGGCGGGACGGAGTTGAGCATCGAGGACGACGGACCGGGCGTGCCACCGGACCAGCGTGCGCGGATCCTGCAGCGGGGTGAACGGCTGGATCGCCAGCATCCGGGGCAGGGGATCGGCCTGGCGGTGGTAAAAGACATCATCGAGAGCTATGGCGCCCGGTTGACGCTGGCGGATTCAGAGCTGGGCGGGGCGGCGTTCCGGATTCATTTTCCGGTGGTTTGACTGGAACATTTTCGGTGTGTTTGCCGGCCCCTGTGGCGAGGGGATTTATCCCCGCTGGGCTGCGCAGCAGCCCCCAAACAGACAACTCGGTGTGTCAGGTAGATTGAGTACATTGCTTTAGGGCTGCTGCGCAGCCCAACGGGGATAAATCCCCTCGCCACAGGGGCAGCACATCCGATGTCACCACTCAACTCTCCTGCTCCCGATAAGCCCCCGGCGTCACCCCCGTCCACTTCTTGAACGCCCGATGAAACGCCGACGGTTCGGAGAACCCCAGCTGTTCGGCGATCTGCTGCAACGACAGGTCCGCGCGGCCCAGGTGGTAGATGGCGATATCCCGCCGCAACTGATCCTTGAGCTCCTGGAAGCTGGTGCCTTCCTCGCGCAGATGCCGGCGCAGGGTCTGCGAGCTGATATGCAGATGCGCCGCGACCGTGTCCAGGTCCGGCCAGCGCGCCGTGTCGCGGCTGAGCAGGCGCCGCAATTGGCTGGTGAGGCTGTGGCCATCGTCCGGGCGCGAGAGCAGGTCGGCGGGGGAGCGTTCGAGAAAGTGCTTGAGGGTTCGCTCGTCCTGGAGCAACGGCATTTCCAGGTAGCGGGCATGGAATAACAGGCTGCTGCTTCGCGCCTCGAAGACCAAGGGGCAGGGGAACAGCAAGTCGTACTCCGCGCCGTGGCCTGGCCTGGCATAGCTGAACGTCGCTTGTTCCAGGCCGATCCGCTGGCCGATCAGCCAACTGCCGAGGCGATGCCAGATGACCAGCAGGCTTTCGGCCAGGAAGTGGTCGGGATCACACAGTGTCGACTCGTCCAGGCTCAGCCTTACCCGGTCGCCTTCAGCTTCGAGGGTCAGGCTCGGGGCGTCGGGGAACAGGCTGTAGAACAACAGGCCGCGTTGCAGCGCCTTGCCCAGCGTCCGACAGTGGATCAACGTGTGGCACATCATGGCGAACGTCCCGGGTTTACTCGGTGCCCGGCCAAAGCCCAGGTATTCGTCCGCCAATGCGACCCACAGCGCCTGCAACAGGCGGGCGAATTGCTCGGGGGCAATTCGCGCGCGCGGCTCGTCCAGCAGCTCCGGGCTGATCCCCAGTTGTTGCAGCAGGGGAACGTAGTCGAACCCCTGCCGACGCGCGCCACCCAGGGCGGCGCGGGCGAAGTGGCTGGCGATGGTGCGTTGGCGCATGGCACAAATCCGTCCGTTGAGCGGACGAATGGTAACAGGGCGTCGGGGCTCGACAAGGCGGATATCCGCCAAATCCAGGAACGTGACGCGGGAGGTTGGCGGAAAACCGCCAAGTTTGGGCGTGCGTTTAATTTCCAGGTAAGAAGCAAACGCCGTCTGCCCCGGCACTTGTAGGACGTTTCGTAAAAATGGCACGGGCCTTGCGATGCCATACACAGGTCTGCCGCGTGCAGCCGACAAAAAACAAATCCCTCCAGTGCAGGAGGGTTCGCAATTGAGGTGTCGTGGACAACAGGTGGATGTTGTCACACGGGACTCTTGAGGAAGGTTTGCCATGACGACTCGTCAGCCACTGTACAAATCCCTGTATTTCCAGGTGATCGTAGCCATTGCCATCGGCATTCTGCTCGGCCACTTCTACCCGCAGACCGGCGTTGCCCTCAAGCCGTTCGGTGACGGGTTCATCAAACTGATCAAGATGGTCATCGCCCCGATCATTTTCTGTACCGTCGTCAGCGGCATCGGCGGCATGCAGAACATGAAATCGGTCGGCAAGACCGGCGGCTATGCACTGCTCTATTTCGAAATCGTTTCCACCATTGCCCTGCTGATCGGCCTGGTCGTGGTCAACGTCGTGCAACCGGGCAACGGCATGCACATCGACGTGTCGACCCTGGACACCAGCAAGATCGCCGGCTTCATCAATGCCGGTAAAGACCAGAGCATCGTTGCCTTCATCCTCAACGTGATCCCGAACACCATCGTCGGCGCCTTCGCCAACGGCGACATCCTGCAAGTGCTGATGTTCTCGGTGCTCTTCGGTTTCGCCCTGCATCGCCTGGGTGCCTACGGCAAGCCGGTGCTGGACTTCATCGATCGCTTCGCTCACGTCATGTTCATCATCATCAACATGATCATGAAGCTCGCGCCGATCGGTGCGTTCGGTGCCATGGCCTTCACCATCGGCGCCTACGGTGTCGGTTCGCTGGTGCAACTGGGCCAGCTGATGATCTGCTTCTACATCACCTGCGTAGTGTTCGTGCTGGTGGTGCTGGGCGCCATCTGTCGCGCCCACGGTTTCAGCGTGATCAAGCTGATCCGCTACATCCGTGAAGAATTGCTGATCGTGCTGGGCACCTCCTCGTCGGAATCGGCCTTGCCACGCATGCTGATCAAGATGGAGCGCCTGGGTGCCAAGAAGTCCGTGGTGGGCCTGGTGATCCCGACTGGCTACTCGTTCAACCTCGACGGTACTTCGATCTACCTGACCATGGCCGCGGTGTTCATCGCCCAGGCCACCGACACCCCGATGGACATCACGCATCAGATCACTCTGTTGCTGGTCCTGCTGCTGTCTTCCAAAGGTGCTGCCGGCGTAACCGGTAGCGGCTTCATCGTGCTGGCGGCCACCCTGTCGGCCGTGGGCCACCTGCCGGTTGCCGGTCTGGCGCTGATCCTCGGCATCGACCGCTTCATGTCCGAAGCTCGCGCGCTGACCAACCTGGTCGGTAACGCCGTTGCCACCATCGTGGTTGCCAAGTGGGTCAAGGAACTGGACGAAGACCAGTTGCAGACCGAGCTGGCTTCCGGTGGTCGCGGTATCTCCGATGTGCGTGAAGATGACGAGCAGATCGCGCAAGCGCAGATTGTCGCGGCTGAATCCGCTGCTCCAGGCGCTGTGAAGTAAGCTTCAGGCTGCAATGAAAAACCCGCTTCGGCGGGTTTTTTCATGTGCTCGATTTTTGCCGCTTGGCATGCCTTTGTGGTGAGGGGATTTATCCCCGCTGGGTTGCGCAGCAACCCCCTACGTCCGATCTGAACACGCTAGGTGGCAGATGAATCTGGGGCCGCTTCGCAGCCCAACGGGGATAAATCCCCTCGCCACAAGGTTTCGCCTCAGTCATGAGCGGATTTGTCAGCCCGAACGACGCGCCCGGTAATTGCCCCATCGCCAGCCCCTGCCTAGGCTTGAACACACCATTCAAGCGGAGATCGCTCATGCAAGGCCCACTGGCATCGCTCAAGGTTCTGGATTTTTCCACCCTGCTGCCCGGCCCGTTCGCCTCGTTGTTGCTGGCGGACATGGGGGCCGAGGTGTTGCGCATCGAATCGCCGGAGCGTCCTGACCTGCTGCGGATATTGCCGCCCCATGACCAGGGCACCTCGGCCAGCCATGCCTACCTCAACCGCAACAAGCGCAGCCTGGCCCTGGACCTCAAGCAGCCGGCGGCACTGGAGATCATCAAGCGGTTGCTGGACGACCATGACATTTTGCTGGAGCAGTTCCGCCCCGGCGTGATGGAGCGGCTGGGCCTGGGTTACGAAGCCTTGAAGGCGATCAATCCCCGGCTGATCTACGTGTCGATCAGCGGTTATGGCCAGACCGGCCCGTTCAAGGATCGCGCCGGCCATGACATCAACTACCTGGCCCTGGCCGGGCTGGCGAGCCACACCGGCCGGGCCGACAGCGGTCCGCTGCCGCTGGGCATCCAGGCGGCGGACATTGCCGGCGGTTCGCTGCACGGGGTGATCGGCCTGCTGGCGGCGGTCATTGCCCGCCAGCAGAGCGGGCAGGGCCAGCACCTGGACGTGAGCATGACCGACTGCGTCTTCAGCCTGAACGCACTGGCCGGCGCCGGTTACCTGGCCTGCGGGGTGAAACCGGGTTGGGAAAACCATGCGCTCAACGGTGGCAGTTTTTATGATTACTACCGCACGCGGGATGGCCGCTGGATGTCGGTGGGCAGTCTCGAGCCAGGGTTCATGCAGGCATTGTGCGCGGCCCTGGGGCGGCCGGAGCTCGCCGCCCAAGGCCTGGCGCCCGAGCAACAGCAGCGGCTCAAAGAGCAATTGCGCTCCGAATTCGAGAAGCGCGATTTTGCTGACCTTTGCGCGTTATTCGCCGAGGTGGATGCCTGCGTCGAACCGGTGCTGGAGCTGGACGAAGCGCTTGAGCATCCGCAATTGAAGGCCAGGCATCTGGTCACCCAGGTGCCCCGCGGCGACGGATCGAGCCAGGCGCAGATGGCGTGCCCGTTGAAGTTTTCCGCAGGTTTGCCCGAGCCTCGGCATATAGGCGCGAGGCTGGGGGCGCATACGGAGCAGGTGTTGCGGGAGTTGGGGTTCAGAGATGAGCAGATTGCCC includes:
- a CDS encoding AraC family transcriptional regulator, encoding MRQRTIASHFARAALGGARRQGFDYVPLLQQLGISPELLDEPRARIAPEQFARLLQALWVALADEYLGFGRAPSKPGTFAMMCHTLIHCRTLGKALQRGLLFYSLFPDAPSLTLEAEGDRVRLSLDESTLCDPDHFLAESLLVIWHRLGSWLIGQRIGLEQATFSYARPGHGAEYDLLFPCPLVFEARSSSLLFHARYLEMPLLQDERTLKHFLERSPADLLSRPDDGHSLTSQLRRLLSRDTARWPDLDTVAAHLHISSQTLRRHLREEGTSFQELKDQLRRDIAIYHLGRADLSLQQIAEQLGFSEPSAFHRAFKKWTGVTPGAYREQES
- a CDS encoding dicarboxylate/amino acid:cation symporter, with protein sequence MTTRQPLYKSLYFQVIVAIAIGILLGHFYPQTGVALKPFGDGFIKLIKMVIAPIIFCTVVSGIGGMQNMKSVGKTGGYALLYFEIVSTIALLIGLVVVNVVQPGNGMHIDVSTLDTSKIAGFINAGKDQSIVAFILNVIPNTIVGAFANGDILQVLMFSVLFGFALHRLGAYGKPVLDFIDRFAHVMFIIINMIMKLAPIGAFGAMAFTIGAYGVGSLVQLGQLMICFYITCVVFVLVVLGAICRAHGFSVIKLIRYIREELLIVLGTSSSESALPRMLIKMERLGAKKSVVGLVIPTGYSFNLDGTSIYLTMAAVFIAQATDTPMDITHQITLLLVLLLSSKGAAGVTGSGFIVLAATLSAVGHLPVAGLALILGIDRFMSEARALTNLVGNAVATIVVAKWVKELDEDQLQTELASGGRGISDVREDDEQIAQAQIVAAESAAPGAVK
- a CDS encoding CaiB/BaiF CoA-transferase family protein, coding for MQGPLASLKVLDFSTLLPGPFASLLLADMGAEVLRIESPERPDLLRILPPHDQGTSASHAYLNRNKRSLALDLKQPAALEIIKRLLDDHDILLEQFRPGVMERLGLGYEALKAINPRLIYVSISGYGQTGPFKDRAGHDINYLALAGLASHTGRADSGPLPLGIQAADIAGGSLHGVIGLLAAVIARQQSGQGQHLDVSMTDCVFSLNALAGAGYLACGVKPGWENHALNGGSFYDYYRTRDGRWMSVGSLEPGFMQALCAALGRPELAAQGLAPEQQQRLKEQLRSEFEKRDFADLCALFAEVDACVEPVLELDEALEHPQLKARHLVTQVPRGDGSSQAQMACPLKFSAGLPEPRHIGARLGAHTEQVLRELGFRDEQIARLRDDRVVV